A section of the Engraulis encrasicolus isolate BLACKSEA-1 chromosome 8, IST_EnEncr_1.0, whole genome shotgun sequence genome encodes:
- the ompa gene encoding olfactory marker protein a — protein MAEEELELVFVEDLQLTEVMRIRVQTLQQKGQKRQDGERLLLPYEAVYRLDFSNQELAFLRWRVGVKGPGRLSVTGISQLWTPDLTNLMTRQLLEPTGQFWRSAGDPDDSPLKCLEADIQEFGERIAELAKVRKVMYFLFAFKEGAEKANVNCSVIFKPLSG, from the coding sequence atggctgaggaggAGTTGGAGCTGGTCTTTGTGGAGGACCTGCAGCTGACAGAGGTGATGCGGATTCGGGTGCAGACCCTGCAGCAGAAGGGCCAGAAGAGGCAGGACGGCGAGAGGCTGCTGCTGCCCTACGAGGCAGTCTACCGGCTGGACTTCTCCAATCAGGAGCTGGCCTTCCTGCGCTGGAGGGTGGGCGTGAAAGGGCCCGGGCGTCTGTCCGTCACGGGCATCTCGCAGCTGTGGACGCCCGACCTGACCAACCTGATGACGCGGCAGCTGCTGGAGCCGACGGGCCAGTTCTGGCGCTCGGCCGGCGACCCCGACGACTCGCCGCTCAAGTGCCTTGAGGCCGACATCCAGGAGTTCGGGGAGCGCATCGCCGAGCTGGCCAAGGTGCGGAAAGTGATGTACTTCCTGTTTGCCTTCAAGGAGGGCGCCGAGAAGGCCAACGTCAACTGCTCGGTCATCTTTAAGCCCCTCTCAGGTTAG